A stretch of Carya illinoinensis cultivar Pawnee chromosome 14, C.illinoinensisPawnee_v1, whole genome shotgun sequence DNA encodes these proteins:
- the LOC122295178 gene encoding uncharacterized protein LOC122295178 isoform X13, with protein MAGTGIKHLWKGTLVDFDNLKELDMGDSENLIETSDLSGAPNPEIIDFQNCRSLCEVHPSIKELKQLKELSMIGTGIKHLWKGTLVVLHNLKILNLSDCKNLIETPDLTGTPNLEEIYFIGCTNLREVHPSIKVLKQIQKIVMGGTGIKHLWKGTLVVLHNLKILDLTNCKNLIELPDLTGAQNLEEIYITGCTSLCEVHPSIKVLKQIQKIIIIGTGIKQLWKGSLMVLYNLKILNLSNCKNLIETPDLTGTPNLEEIYFIGCTNLREVHPSIKVLKQIQKIVMAGTGIKHLWKGTLVVLHNLKILDLTNCKNLIELPDLTGAQNLEEIYITGCTSLCEVHPSIKVLKQIQKIIIIGIGIKQLWKGSLMVLHNLKILNLSNCKNLIETPDLTGTPNLEETYFIGCTNLREVHPSIKVLKQIQKIVMGGTGIKHLWKGTLVVLHNLKILDLINCKNLIELPDLTGAQNLEEIYITGCTSLCEVHPSIKVLKQIQKIIIIGTEIKQLWKGPLMVLHNLKILNLSNCKNLIETPDLTRTPNLEEIYFIGCTNLREVHPSIKVLKQIQKIVMAGTGIKHLWKGTLVVLHNLKILDLTNCKNLIELPDLTGAQNLEEIYITGCTSLCEVHPSIKVLKQIQKIIIIGTGIKQLWNGSLMDFDNLKELDMGDSENLIETSDLSGAPNPEIIDFQNCRSLCEVHPSIKELKQLKELSMIGTGIKHLWKGTLVDFDNLKELDMGDSENLIETSDLSGAPNPEIIDFQNCRSLCEVHPSIKELKQLKELSMIGTGIKHLWKGTLVVLHNLKILNLSDCKNLIETPDLTGTPNLEEIYFIGCTNLREVHPSIKVLKQIQKIVMGGTGIKHLWKGTLVVLHNLKILDLTNCKNLIELPDLTGAQNLEEIYITGCTSLCEVHPSIKVLKQIQKIIIIGTGIKQLWKGSLMVLYNLKILNLSNCKNLIETPDLTGTPNLEEIYFIGCTNLREVHPSIKVLKQIQKIVMAGTGIKHLWKGTLVVLHNLKILDLTNCKNLIELPDLTRAQNLEEIYITGCTSLCEVHPSIKVLKQIQKIIIIGTGIKQLWKGSLMDLDNLKELDMGDSENLIETPDLSGAPNLEIIDFQNCRSLCEVHPSIKELKQLKELSMIGTGIKQLWKGTLVGLDNLKILDLSDCKNLIETPDLSGTPNLEEIYFTGCTNLCEVHPSVKVLKQIQKIIMAGTGIKHLWKGTSVGLDNLKILDLGDCKNLIEIPDLTGAQNLEEIYVTGCLSLCKVHPSIKVLKQIQKIIMAGTGIKQLWKGSLMDLDNLKELDMGDSENLIETPDLSGAPNLEIIDFQNCRSLCEVHPSIKELKQLKELSMIGTGIKQLWNGTLVGLDILKILDLGDCKNLIETPDLSGIPNLEEIYFTGCTNLCEVHPSIKVLKQIQKIIMAGTGIKHLWKGTSVGLDNLKILDLGDCKNLIEIPDLTGAQNLEEIYVTGCLSLCKVHPSIKVLKQIQKIIMAGTGIKQLWEGTLVQVLQNLKILDLSNCKNLIEIPDLTGAQNLEEIYLTGCTNLCEDHRSMKVLKQRQKIKMVG; from the exons ATGGCTGGCACAGGAATCAAACACCTATGGAAGGGGACGTTGGTG GATTTTGACAATTTGAAGGAATTAGATATGGGTGATTCTGAGAATTTGATTGAAACTTCAGATTTGAGTGGAGCCCCAAATCCTGAGATAATAGACTTTCAAAATTGTAGAAGTTTATGTGAGGTCCACCCATCCATTAAAGAGctcaaacaactaaaagaattaTCCATGATtggcaccggaatcaaacaccTATGGAAGGGGACGTTGGTG GTTTTACACAATTTGAAGATCTTAAATTTGAGTGATTGTAAAAACTTGATTGAAACACCAGATTTGACAGGAACTCCAAATCTTGAGGAAATATACTTTATAGGTTGTACAAACTTGCGTGAGGTCCACCCATCCATCAAAGTGCTCAAGCAAATACAAAAAATAGTAATGGGTGGCACAGGAATCAAACACCTATGGAAGGGGACGTTGGTG GTTTTACACAATTTGAAGATCTTAGATCTGACTAATTGTAAGAACTTGATTGAACTACCAGATTTGACAGGAGCCCAAAATCTTGAGGAAATATACATTACAGGTTGTACAAGCTTGTGTGAGGTCCACCCATCCATCAAAGTGCtcaaacaaattcaaaaaataataataattggcaCTGGAATCAAACAACTATGGAAGGGGTCGTTAATG GTTTTATACAATTTGAAGATCTTAAATTTGAGTAATTGTAAAAACTTGATTGAAACACCAGATTTGACAGGAACTCCAAATCTTGAGGAAATATACTTTATAGGTTGTACAAACTTGCGTGAGGTCCACCCATCCATCAAAGTGCTCAAGCAAATACAAAAAATAGTAATGGCTGGCACAGGAATCAAACACCTATGGAAGGGGACGTTGGTG GTTTTACACAATTTGAAGATCTTAGATCTGACTAATTGTAAGAACTTGATTGAACTACCAGATTTGACAGGAGCCCAAAATCTTGAGGAAATATACATTACAGGTTGTACAAGCTTGTGTGAGGTCCACCCATCCATCAAAGTGCtcaaacaaattcaaaaaataataataattggcaTTGGAATCAAACAACTATGGAAGGGGTCGTTAATG GTTTTACACAATTTGAAGATCTTAAATTTGAGTAATTGTAAAAACTTGATTGAAACACCAGATTTGACAGGAACTCCAAATCTTGAGGAAACATACTTTATAGGTTGTACAAACTTGCGTGAGGTCCACCCATCCATCAAAGTGCTCAAGCAAATACAAAAAATAGTAATGGGTGGCACAGGAATCAAACACCTATGGAAGGGGACGTTGGTG GTTTTACACAATTTGAAGATCTTAGATCTGATTAATTGTAAGAACTTGATTGAACTACCAGATTTGACAGGAGCCCAAAATCTTGAGGAAATATACATTACAGGTTGTACAAGCTTGTGTGAGGTCCACCCATCCATCAAAGTGCtcaaacaaattcaaaaaataataataattggcaCTGAAATCAAACAACTATGGAAGGGGCCGTTAATG GTTTTACACAATTTGAAGATCTTAAATTTGAGTAATTGTAAAAACTTGATTGAAACACCAGATTTGACAAGAACTCCAAATCTTGAGGAAATATACTTTATAGGTTGTACAAACTTGCGTGAGGTCCACCCATCCATCAAAGTGCTCAAGCAAATCCAAAAAATAGTAATGGCTGGCACAGGAATCAAACACCTATGGAAGGGGACGTTGGTG GTTTTACACAATTTGAAGATCTTAGATCTGACTAATTGTAAGAACTTGATTGAACTACCAGATTTGACAGGAGCCCAAAATCTTGAGGAAATATACATTACAGGTTGTACAAGCTTGTGTGAGGTCCACCCATCCATCAAAGTGCtcaaacaaattcaaaaaataataataattggcaCTGGAATCAAACAACTATGGAATGGGTCGTTAATG GATTTTGACAATTTGAAGGAATTAGATATGGGTGATTCTGAGAATTTGATTGAAACTTCAGATTTGAGTGGAGCCCCAAATCCTGAGATAATAGACTTTCAAAATTGTAGAAGTTTATGTGAGGTCCACCCATCCATTAAAGAGctcaaacaactaaaagaattaTCCATGATtggcaccggaatcaaacaccTATGGAAGGGGACGTTGGTG GATTTTGACAATTTGAAGGAATTAGATATGGGTGATTCTGAGAATTTGATTGAAACTTCAGATTTGAGTGGAGCCCCAAATCCTGAGATAATAGACTTTCAAAATTGTAGAAGTTTATGTGAGGTCCACCCATCCATTAAAGAGctcaaacaactaaaagaattaTCCATGATtggcaccggaatcaaacaccTATGGAAGGGGACGTTGGTG GTTTTACACAATTTGAAGATCTTAAATTTGAGTGATTGTAAAAACTTGATTGAAACACCAGATTTGACAGGAACTCCAAATCTTGAGGAAATATACTTTATAGGTTGTACAAACTTGCGTGAGGTCCACCCATCCATCAAAGTGCTCAAGCAAATACAAAAAATAGTAATGGGTGGCACAGGAATCAAACACCTATGGAAGGGGACGTTGGTG GTTTTACACAATTTGAAGATCTTAGATCTGACTAATTGTAAGAACTTGATTGAACTACCAGATTTGACAGGAGCCCAAAATCTTGAGGAAATATACATTACAGGTTGTACAAGCTTGTGTGAGGTCCACCCATCCATCAAAGTGCtcaaacaaattcaaaaaataataataattggcaCTGGAATCAAACAACTATGGAAGGGGTCGTTAATG GTTTTATACAATTTGAAGATCTTAAATTTGAGTAATTGTAAAAACTTGATTGAAACACCAGATTTGACAGGAACTCCAAATCTTGAGGAAATATACTTTATAGGTTGTACAAACTTGCGTGAGGTTCACCCATCCATCAAAGTGCTCAAGCAAATACAAAAAATAGTAATGGCTGGCACTGGAATCAAACACCTATGGAAGGGGACGTTGGTG GTTTTACACAATTTGAAGATCTTAGATCTGACTAATTGTAAGAACTTGATTGAACTACCAGATTTGACAAGAGCCCAAAATCTTGAGGAAATATACATTACAGGTTGTACAAGCTTGTGTGAGGTCCACCCATCCATCAAAGTGCtcaaacaaattcaaaaaataataataattggcaCTGGAATCAAACAACTATGGAAGGGGTCGTTAATG GATTTAGACAATTTGAAGGAATTAGATATGGGTGATTCTGAGAATTTGATTGAAACTCCAGATTTGAGTGGAGCCCCAAATCTTGAGATAATAGACTTTCAAAATTGTAGAAGTTTATGTGAGGTCCACCCATCCATTAAAGAGCTCAAGCAACTAAAAGAATTATCCATGATtggcaccggaatcaaacaactaTGGAAGGGGACGTTGGTG GGTTTAGACAATTTGAAGATCTTAGATCTGAGTGATTGTAAGAACTTGATTGAAACACCAGATTTGTCAGGAACCCCAAATCTTGAGGAAATATACTTTACAGGTTGTACAAACTTGTGTGAGGTCCACCCATCCGTCAAAGTGCTCAAGCAAATACAGAAAATAATAATGGCTGGCACAGGAATCAAACACCTATGGAAGGGGACGTCAGTG GGTTTAGACAATTTAAAGATCTTAGATCTGGGTGATTGTAAGAACTTGATTGAAATACCAGATTTGACAGGTGCCCAAAATCTTGAGGAAATATACGTTACAGGTTGTCTAAGCTTGTGTAAGGTCCACCCATCCATCAAAGTGCtcaaacaaattcaaaaaataataatggctGGCACTGGAATCAAACAACTATGGAAGGGGTCGTTAATG GATTTAGACAATTTGAAGGAATTAGATATGGGTGATTCTGAGAATTTGATTGAAACTCCAGATTTGAGTGGAGCCCCAAATCTTGAGATAATAGACTTTCAAAATTGTAGAAGTTTATGTGAGGTCCACCCATCCATTAAAGAGctcaaacaactaaaagaattaTCCATGATtggcaccggaatcaaacaactaTGGAATGGGACGTTGGTG GGTTTAGACATTTTGAAGATCTTAGATCTGGGTGATTGTAAGAACTTGATTGAAACACCAGATTTGTCAGGAATCCCAAATCTTGAGGAAATATACTTTACAGGTTGTACAAACTTGTGTGAGGTCCACCCATCCATCAAAGTGCTCAAGCAAATACAGAAAATAATAATGGCTGGCACAGGAATCAAACACCTATGGAAGGGGACATCAGTG GGTTTAGACAATTTAAAGATCTTAGATCTGGGTGATTGTAAGAACTTGATTGAAATACCAGATTTGACAGGTGCCCAAAATCTTGAGGAAATATACGTTACAGGTTGTCTAAGCTTGTGTAAGGTCCACCCATCCATCAAAGTGCtcaaacaaattcaaaaaataataatggctGGCACTGGAATCAAACAACTATGGGAGGGGACGTTGGTG CAGGTTTTACAGAATTTGAAGATCTTAGATTTGAGTAATTGTAAGAACTTGATTGAAATACCAGATTTGACAGGAGCCCAAAATCTTGAGGAAATATACTTAACAGGTTGTACAAACCTGTGTGAGGACCACCGATCCATGAAAGTTCTCAagcaaagacaaaaaataaaaatggttggCTAA
- the LOC122295178 gene encoding uncharacterized protein LOC122295178 isoform X7, with translation MAGTGIKHLWKGTLVVLHNLKILNLSDCKNLIETPDLTGTPNLEEIYFIGCTNLREVHPSIKVLKQIQKIVMGGTGIKHLWKGTLVVLHNLKILDLTNCKNLIELPDLTGAQNLEEIYITGCTSLCEVHPSIKVLKQIQKIIIIGTGIKQLWKGSLMVLYNLKILNLSNCKNLIETPDLTGTPNLEEIYFIGCTNLREVHPSIKVLKQIQKIVMAGTGIKHLWKGTLVVLHNLKILDLTNCKNLIELPDLTGAQNLEEIYITGCTSLCEVHPSIKVLKQIQKIIIIGIGIKQLWKGSLMVLHNLKILNLSNCKNLIETPDLTGTPNLEETYFIGCTNLREVHPSIKVLKQIQKIVMGGTGIKHLWKGTLVVLHNLKILDLINCKNLIELPDLTGAQNLEEIYITGCTSLCEVHPSIKVLKQIQKIIIIGTEIKQLWKGPLMVLHNLKILNLSNCKNLIETPDLTRTPNLEEIYFIGCTNLREVHPSIKVLKQIQKIVMAGTGIKHLWKGTLVVLHNLKILDLTNCKNLIELPDLTGAQNLEEIYITGCTSLCEVHPSIKVLKQIQKIIIIGTGIKQLWNGSLMDFDNLKELDMGDSENLIETSDLSGAPNPEIIDFQNCRSLCEVHPSIKELKQLKELSMIGTGIKHLWKGTLVVLHNLKILDLTNCKNLIELPDLTGAQNLEEIYITGCTSLCEVHPSIKVLKQIQKIIIIGTGIKQLWNGSLMDFDNLKELDMGDSENLIETSDLSGAPNPEIIDFQNCRSLCEVHPSIKELKQLKELSMIGTGIKHLWKGTLVVLHNLKILNLSDCKNLIETPDLTGTPNLEEIYFIGCTNLREVHPSIKVLKQIQKIVMGGTGIKHLWKGTLVVLHNLKILDLTNCKNLIELPDLTGAQNLEEIYITGCTSLCEVHPSIKVLKQIQKIIIIGTGIKQLWKGSLMVLYNLKILNLSNCKNLIETPDLTGTPNLEEIYFIGCTNLREVHPSIKVLKQIQKIVMAGTGIKHLWKGTLVVLHNLKILDLTNCKNLIELPDLTRAQNLEEIYITGCTSLCEVHPSIKVLKQIQKIIIIGTGIKQLWKGSLMDLDNLKELDMGDSENLIETPDLSGAPNLEIIDFQNCRSLCEVHPSIKELKQLKELSMIGTGIKQLWKGTLVGLDNLKILDLSDCKNLIETPDLSGTPNLEEIYFTGCTNLCEVHPSVKVLKQIQKIIMAGTGIKHLWKGTSVGLDNLKILDLGDCKNLIEIPDLTGAQNLEEIYVTGCLSLCKVHPSIKVLKQIQKIIMAGTGIKQLWKGSLMDLDNLKELDMGDSENLIETPDLSGAPNLEIIDFQNCRSLCEVHPSIKELKQLKELSMIGTGIKQLWNGTLVGLDILKILDLGDCKNLIETPDLSGIPNLEEIYFTGCTNLCEVHPSIKVLKQIQKIIMAGTGIKHLWKGTSVGLDNLKILDLGDCKNLIEIPDLTGAQNLEEIYVTGCLSLCKVHPSIKVLKQIQKIIMAGTGIKQLWEGTLVQVLQNLKILDLSNCKNLIEIPDLTGAQNLEEIYLTGCTNLCEDHRSMKVLKQRQKIKMVG, from the exons ATGGCTGGCACAGGAATCAAACACCTATGGAAGGGGACGTTGGTG GTTTTACACAATTTGAAGATCTTAAATTTGAGTGATTGTAAAAACTTGATTGAAACACCAGATTTGACAGGAACTCCAAATCTTGAGGAAATATACTTTATAGGTTGTACAAACTTGCGTGAGGTCCACCCATCCATCAAAGTGCTCAAGCAAATACAAAAAATAGTAATGGGTGGCACAGGAATCAAACACCTATGGAAGGGGACGTTGGTG GTTTTACACAATTTGAAGATCTTAGATCTGACTAATTGTAAGAACTTGATTGAACTACCAGATTTGACAGGAGCCCAAAATCTTGAGGAAATATACATTACAGGTTGTACAAGCTTGTGTGAGGTCCACCCATCCATCAAAGTGCtcaaacaaattcaaaaaataataataattggcaCTGGAATCAAACAACTATGGAAGGGGTCGTTAATG GTTTTATACAATTTGAAGATCTTAAATTTGAGTAATTGTAAAAACTTGATTGAAACACCAGATTTGACAGGAACTCCAAATCTTGAGGAAATATACTTTATAGGTTGTACAAACTTGCGTGAGGTCCACCCATCCATCAAAGTGCTCAAGCAAATACAAAAAATAGTAATGGCTGGCACAGGAATCAAACACCTATGGAAGGGGACGTTGGTG GTTTTACACAATTTGAAGATCTTAGATCTGACTAATTGTAAGAACTTGATTGAACTACCAGATTTGACAGGAGCCCAAAATCTTGAGGAAATATACATTACAGGTTGTACAAGCTTGTGTGAGGTCCACCCATCCATCAAAGTGCtcaaacaaattcaaaaaataataataattggcaTTGGAATCAAACAACTATGGAAGGGGTCGTTAATG GTTTTACACAATTTGAAGATCTTAAATTTGAGTAATTGTAAAAACTTGATTGAAACACCAGATTTGACAGGAACTCCAAATCTTGAGGAAACATACTTTATAGGTTGTACAAACTTGCGTGAGGTCCACCCATCCATCAAAGTGCTCAAGCAAATACAAAAAATAGTAATGGGTGGCACAGGAATCAAACACCTATGGAAGGGGACGTTGGTG GTTTTACACAATTTGAAGATCTTAGATCTGATTAATTGTAAGAACTTGATTGAACTACCAGATTTGACAGGAGCCCAAAATCTTGAGGAAATATACATTACAGGTTGTACAAGCTTGTGTGAGGTCCACCCATCCATCAAAGTGCtcaaacaaattcaaaaaataataataattggcaCTGAAATCAAACAACTATGGAAGGGGCCGTTAATG GTTTTACACAATTTGAAGATCTTAAATTTGAGTAATTGTAAAAACTTGATTGAAACACCAGATTTGACAAGAACTCCAAATCTTGAGGAAATATACTTTATAGGTTGTACAAACTTGCGTGAGGTCCACCCATCCATCAAAGTGCTCAAGCAAATCCAAAAAATAGTAATGGCTGGCACAGGAATCAAACACCTATGGAAGGGGACGTTGGTG GTTTTACACAATTTGAAGATCTTAGATCTGACTAATTGTAAGAACTTGATTGAACTACCAGATTTGACAGGAGCCCAAAATCTTGAGGAAATATACATTACAGGTTGTACAAGCTTGTGTGAGGTCCACCCATCCATCAAAGTGCtcaaacaaattcaaaaaataataataattggcaCTGGAATCAAACAACTATGGAATGGGTCGTTAATG GATTTTGACAATTTGAAGGAATTAGATATGGGTGATTCTGAGAATTTGATTGAAACTTCAGATTTGAGTGGAGCCCCAAATCCTGAGATAATAGACTTTCAAAATTGTAGAAGTTTATGTGAGGTCCACCCATCCATTAAAGAGctcaaacaactaaaagaattaTCCATGATtggcaccggaatcaaacaccTATGGAAGGGGACGTTGGTG GTTTTACACAATTTGAAGATCTTAGATCTGACTAATTGTAAGAACTTGATTGAACTACCAGATTTGACAGGAGCCCAAAATCTTGAGGAAATATACATTACAGGTTGTACAAGCTTGTGTGAGGTCCACCCATCCATCAAAGTGCtcaaacaaattcaaaaaataataataattggcaCTGGAATCAAACAACTATGGAATGGGTCGTTAATG GATTTTGACAATTTGAAGGAATTAGATATGGGTGATTCTGAGAATTTGATTGAAACTTCAGATTTGAGTGGAGCCCCAAATCCTGAGATAATAGACTTTCAAAATTGTAGAAGTTTATGTGAGGTCCACCCATCCATTAAAGAGctcaaacaactaaaagaattaTCCATGATtggcaccggaatcaaacaccTATGGAAGGGGACGTTGGTG GTTTTACACAATTTGAAGATCTTAAATTTGAGTGATTGTAAAAACTTGATTGAAACACCAGATTTGACAGGAACTCCAAATCTTGAGGAAATATACTTTATAGGTTGTACAAACTTGCGTGAGGTCCACCCATCCATCAAAGTGCTCAAGCAAATACAAAAAATAGTAATGGGTGGCACAGGAATCAAACACCTATGGAAGGGGACGTTGGTG GTTTTACACAATTTGAAGATCTTAGATCTGACTAATTGTAAGAACTTGATTGAACTACCAGATTTGACAGGAGCCCAAAATCTTGAGGAAATATACATTACAGGTTGTACAAGCTTGTGTGAGGTCCACCCATCCATCAAAGTGCtcaaacaaattcaaaaaataataataattggcaCTGGAATCAAACAACTATGGAAGGGGTCGTTAATG GTTTTATACAATTTGAAGATCTTAAATTTGAGTAATTGTAAAAACTTGATTGAAACACCAGATTTGACAGGAACTCCAAATCTTGAGGAAATATACTTTATAGGTTGTACAAACTTGCGTGAGGTTCACCCATCCATCAAAGTGCTCAAGCAAATACAAAAAATAGTAATGGCTGGCACTGGAATCAAACACCTATGGAAGGGGACGTTGGTG GTTTTACACAATTTGAAGATCTTAGATCTGACTAATTGTAAGAACTTGATTGAACTACCAGATTTGACAAGAGCCCAAAATCTTGAGGAAATATACATTACAGGTTGTACAAGCTTGTGTGAGGTCCACCCATCCATCAAAGTGCtcaaacaaattcaaaaaataataataattggcaCTGGAATCAAACAACTATGGAAGGGGTCGTTAATG GATTTAGACAATTTGAAGGAATTAGATATGGGTGATTCTGAGAATTTGATTGAAACTCCAGATTTGAGTGGAGCCCCAAATCTTGAGATAATAGACTTTCAAAATTGTAGAAGTTTATGTGAGGTCCACCCATCCATTAAAGAGCTCAAGCAACTAAAAGAATTATCCATGATtggcaccggaatcaaacaactaTGGAAGGGGACGTTGGTG GGTTTAGACAATTTGAAGATCTTAGATCTGAGTGATTGTAAGAACTTGATTGAAACACCAGATTTGTCAGGAACCCCAAATCTTGAGGAAATATACTTTACAGGTTGTACAAACTTGTGTGAGGTCCACCCATCCGTCAAAGTGCTCAAGCAAATACAGAAAATAATAATGGCTGGCACAGGAATCAAACACCTATGGAAGGGGACGTCAGTG GGTTTAGACAATTTAAAGATCTTAGATCTGGGTGATTGTAAGAACTTGATTGAAATACCAGATTTGACAGGTGCCCAAAATCTTGAGGAAATATACGTTACAGGTTGTCTAAGCTTGTGTAAGGTCCACCCATCCATCAAAGTGCtcaaacaaattcaaaaaataataatggctGGCACTGGAATCAAACAACTATGGAAGGGGTCGTTAATG GATTTAGACAATTTGAAGGAATTAGATATGGGTGATTCTGAGAATTTGATTGAAACTCCAGATTTGAGTGGAGCCCCAAATCTTGAGATAATAGACTTTCAAAATTGTAGAAGTTTATGTGAGGTCCACCCATCCATTAAAGAGctcaaacaactaaaagaattaTCCATGATtggcaccggaatcaaacaactaTGGAATGGGACGTTGGTG GGTTTAGACATTTTGAAGATCTTAGATCTGGGTGATTGTAAGAACTTGATTGAAACACCAGATTTGTCAGGAATCCCAAATCTTGAGGAAATATACTTTACAGGTTGTACAAACTTGTGTGAGGTCCACCCATCCATCAAAGTGCTCAAGCAAATACAGAAAATAATAATGGCTGGCACAGGAATCAAACACCTATGGAAGGGGACATCAGTG GGTTTAGACAATTTAAAGATCTTAGATCTGGGTGATTGTAAGAACTTGATTGAAATACCAGATTTGACAGGTGCCCAAAATCTTGAGGAAATATACGTTACAGGTTGTCTAAGCTTGTGTAAGGTCCACCCATCCATCAAAGTGCtcaaacaaattcaaaaaataataatggctGGCACTGGAATCAAACAACTATGGGAGGGGACGTTGGTG CAGGTTTTACAGAATTTGAAGATCTTAGATTTGAGTAATTGTAAGAACTTGATTGAAATACCAGATTTGACAGGAGCCCAAAATCTTGAGGAAATATACTTAACAGGTTGTACAAACCTGTGTGAGGACCACCGATCCATGAAAGTTCTCAagcaaagacaaaaaataaaaatggttggCTAA